Proteins encoded together in one Synechococcus sp. A15-62 window:
- the speB gene encoding agmatinase gives MTAHPPSGLFDTDGTIFMGSRRNPADCRVGLFGVPYDGTTSFRPGTRFGPAAIREVSAGLETYCPQLNLDLEDLAFADLGAVEIPFGNPEPVLTKVKQATEAVLALGLKPLILGGEHSISSGAVEAVAQRHPDLVLVQLDAHADLRDNWLGARNSHACAMRRCLEVLPSQTLFQLAIRSGTREEFTELHESGRLMPSIDALQEALAPLKGKPIYLTVDLDWFDPSVLPGTGTPEPGGYHWPDFASLIAMLQEHHLVAADVVELAPQLDTSGISSVLAAKVTRSLLLLLGAD, from the coding sequence ATGACCGCACATCCGCCGAGTGGGCTTTTCGACACTGACGGAACCATTTTCATGGGATCCCGGCGCAACCCTGCCGACTGCCGCGTTGGCCTCTTTGGTGTGCCGTACGACGGCACCACCTCCTTTCGACCGGGCACCCGCTTTGGCCCCGCCGCCATCCGAGAGGTGAGCGCAGGCCTGGAGACCTATTGCCCACAACTCAACCTGGATCTGGAGGACCTCGCCTTTGCTGATCTCGGTGCCGTGGAGATTCCCTTCGGCAACCCTGAGCCGGTTCTGACCAAGGTGAAGCAGGCGACCGAAGCCGTGCTCGCCCTGGGCCTCAAGCCCCTGATTCTGGGCGGAGAGCATTCGATCAGCTCCGGCGCCGTGGAGGCCGTGGCACAACGCCACCCCGACCTGGTGCTGGTGCAACTGGATGCCCATGCCGATCTCAGGGACAACTGGCTGGGGGCCCGCAACAGCCATGCCTGCGCCATGCGCCGCTGTCTGGAGGTCCTTCCCAGCCAGACACTGTTTCAACTCGCGATCCGCAGTGGCACGCGCGAGGAATTCACCGAACTGCATGAGAGCGGACGGCTGATGCCCAGCATCGATGCGCTTCAAGAGGCGCTAGCTCCCTTGAAGGGAAAACCCATCTATCTCACCGTCGACCTGGACTGGTTTGACCCTTCAGTTCTGCCGGGCACGGGCACCCCTGAACCCGGTGGTTACCACTGGCCTGACTTCGCCAGCCTGATCGCGATGCTCCAGGAGCATCACCTGGTGGCGGCCGATGTGGTGGAACTGGCCCCACAACTCGACACCAGCGGCATCAGCTCAGTCCTGGCCGCCAAGGTGACCCGCAGCCTGCTTCTCCTACTCGGTGCCGATTAA
- a CDS encoding Crp/Fnr family transcriptional regulator, giving the protein MSASAPLTPLELIQEQPEVDRLTLPTGTTVFCAGEPVQFIHVIERGWVELSSGPLNRIRFGSGELFFYEDLVDGTECHSRDATAVTPVSLFRLSRTNFLALIHRHPTLVLQLLSKQHSRLRQQRIDARHFY; this is encoded by the coding sequence TTGTCCGCCTCAGCTCCGCTGACTCCTCTGGAACTCATCCAGGAACAGCCTGAGGTGGATCGCCTGACGCTTCCCACCGGCACAACCGTGTTCTGCGCCGGCGAGCCGGTGCAGTTCATCCATGTGATTGAACGGGGATGGGTGGAGCTGAGCAGCGGTCCTTTGAACCGCATCCGCTTTGGTTCCGGTGAATTGTTTTTCTACGAAGATCTGGTGGATGGCACCGAATGCCACAGCCGTGATGCCACAGCGGTGACACCTGTTTCGCTGTTCCGCCTGAGCCGTACCAACTTTCTGGCACTCATCCACCGGCACCCAACGCTGGTGCTGCAATTGCTCAGCAAACAGCACAGCCGTTTGCGGCAGCAGCGGATTGATGCGCGGCACTTCTATTAA
- the gcvT gene encoding glycine cleavage system aminomethyltransferase GcvT, translated as MSLQRTPLFESCRSAGGRMVPFAGWEMPVQFSGLIQEHKAVRERVGMFDISHMGVLRLEGANPKDALQRLLPSDLHRIGPGEACYSVLLNERGGIRDDLIVYDCGAIDAERGALVLVINAACADSDTAWIRAQMEPAGLTVTDIKKDGVLLALQGPEAMGVLQELSGEELSGLPRFGHRMLNLKGLSQPVFSARTGYTGEDGAELLLNANDGQKLWQLLLDRGVTPCGLGARDTLRLEAAMHLYGQDMNDATNPFEAGLGWLVHLEMPVDFVGRQALEQAAESGPTKRLVGLKLQGRAIARHDYPVVHNGETVGIVTSGTWSPTLEEAIALAYVPPSLAKLGTELSVEIRGKAQPATVVRKPFYKRA; from the coding sequence ATGTCCCTGCAGCGCACTCCCCTGTTCGAGTCCTGCCGCAGCGCCGGGGGCCGCATGGTGCCGTTTGCCGGCTGGGAGATGCCGGTTCAGTTCAGCGGTCTGATCCAGGAACACAAGGCCGTTCGCGAAAGGGTCGGCATGTTCGACATCTCCCACATGGGAGTGCTGCGCCTCGAAGGTGCCAATCCCAAGGATGCGCTGCAACGGCTGCTCCCCAGCGATCTGCACCGCATCGGGCCCGGCGAAGCCTGCTACTCCGTTCTGCTGAACGAGCGTGGCGGCATCCGCGACGACCTCATCGTTTACGACTGCGGTGCCATCGATGCCGAACGGGGTGCGCTGGTGCTGGTGATCAATGCCGCCTGCGCCGACAGCGACACCGCCTGGATCCGTGCACAGATGGAACCCGCTGGCCTGACGGTGACCGACATCAAAAAGGACGGCGTGCTGCTCGCTCTGCAAGGCCCTGAGGCCATGGGGGTGCTTCAGGAGCTGAGCGGCGAAGAGCTCAGCGGCTTGCCCCGCTTCGGCCACCGGATGCTCAACCTCAAAGGTCTGAGCCAACCGGTGTTTAGTGCTCGCACGGGCTACACCGGCGAAGACGGTGCCGAGCTGCTGCTTAACGCCAACGACGGACAAAAGCTCTGGCAGCTTTTGCTCGATCGCGGTGTCACCCCCTGCGGCCTGGGGGCGCGGGACACCTTGCGGCTGGAGGCCGCCATGCACCTTTACGGCCAGGACATGAACGACGCAACCAACCCCTTCGAGGCGGGATTGGGTTGGCTCGTGCACCTGGAAATGCCCGTGGATTTTGTGGGCCGGCAGGCACTGGAGCAAGCGGCGGAATCCGGACCAACCAAACGCCTCGTGGGCCTCAAGCTGCAGGGTCGTGCCATCGCCCGCCACGACTACCCCGTTGTCCATAACGGGGAGACGGTGGGCATCGTCACCAGCGGCACCTGGTCCCCCACCCTGGAAGAAGCGATCGCCCTGGCCTACGTTCCCCCGTCCCTCGCCAAGCTCGGCACAGAGCTGAGCGTGGAGATTCGCGGTAAGGCCCAGCCGGCAACGGTCGTTCGCAAGCCCTTCTACAAACGAGCCTGA
- the aspS gene encoding aspartate--tRNA ligase yields the protein MRSNGCGDLREQNIDQQVQLCGWVDRRRDHGGVIFIDLRDRSGTVQITVDPDLGADAFAVAEHLRSETVLQVEGKMRARPGESLNDKLATGAVEVLASGITVLNSVKGNLPFPVSVHDEENTREELRLRHRYLDLRRKRMNDNLRLRAQTIQAARRFLEDAGFIEVETPVLTRSTPEGARDYVLPSRVCGGEWFALPQSPQLFKQLLMVGGIERYYQVARCFRDEDLRADRQPEFTQLDIEMSFMDQEQILELNESLICAIWKAVKGVELPRPFPRMTWHDAMDRYGTDRPDTRYGMELTNVSDIVKDMGFKVFSGAVKAGGAVKCIAVPGGNDAVSNVRIKPGGDVFSEAQKAGAGGLAFIRVRDGGEIDTIGAIKDNLSDEQRQELLSRTGAQPGTLLLFGAGDTATVNKALDRVRQYLAKELGMVKADRDNDQWNFLWVVDFPMFEFNGDENRYEALHHPFCAPNAEDLGSDASKWAETLPGARAQAYDLVLNGLELGGGSLRIHDSALQRQVLQTVGLPLEEAQEQFGFLMDALDVGAPPHGGLAFGVDRMVMLLAGEESIRDTIAFPKTQQARCLMTSAPGGVADKQLEELHVASTWVEPDQED from the coding sequence ATGCGCAGCAACGGTTGCGGCGACCTGCGCGAACAGAACATCGATCAGCAGGTGCAACTGTGCGGCTGGGTGGATCGACGCCGTGATCACGGCGGGGTGATTTTCATCGACCTGCGGGACCGCAGCGGGACGGTGCAGATCACGGTGGACCCGGATCTGGGTGCCGACGCCTTCGCCGTCGCCGAGCATCTGCGCAGCGAAACCGTGCTGCAGGTTGAGGGGAAAATGCGGGCCCGGCCTGGCGAATCACTGAACGACAAGCTGGCCACGGGGGCTGTGGAAGTTCTCGCCAGCGGCATCACCGTGCTGAACAGCGTGAAAGGCAACCTGCCCTTCCCCGTGTCGGTTCACGACGAGGAGAACACCCGCGAAGAACTGCGGCTGCGCCACCGCTATCTGGATCTGCGCCGCAAGCGCATGAACGACAACCTGCGGCTGCGGGCCCAGACCATCCAGGCCGCCCGTCGCTTCCTGGAAGACGCAGGCTTCATCGAGGTGGAGACCCCGGTGCTGACCCGCTCCACGCCGGAAGGCGCCCGCGACTACGTGCTGCCCAGCCGGGTGTGCGGCGGCGAATGGTTCGCCCTGCCCCAGTCCCCCCAGTTGTTCAAGCAGCTGCTGATGGTGGGCGGCATCGAGCGCTACTACCAGGTGGCCCGCTGTTTCCGCGACGAAGACCTGCGGGCCGATCGCCAGCCGGAATTCACCCAGCTGGACATCGAGATGAGCTTCATGGATCAGGAGCAGATCCTTGAGTTGAACGAATCACTGATCTGCGCCATCTGGAAGGCCGTGAAGGGCGTCGAACTGCCGCGGCCCTTCCCCCGCATGACCTGGCATGACGCCATGGATCGCTACGGCACCGACCGGCCCGACACCCGCTACGGCATGGAGCTCACCAACGTGAGCGACATCGTCAAAGACATGGGCTTCAAGGTATTCAGCGGTGCCGTGAAGGCCGGCGGTGCGGTGAAGTGCATCGCGGTGCCCGGCGGCAACGATGCGGTGAGCAACGTGCGGATCAAGCCGGGCGGGGATGTGTTCAGCGAGGCCCAGAAAGCCGGTGCCGGTGGCCTGGCCTTCATCCGCGTGCGCGACGGCGGTGAAATCGACACGATCGGCGCCATCAAGGACAACCTCAGCGATGAGCAGAGGCAGGAGCTGCTCAGCCGCACCGGCGCACAACCCGGCACCCTGCTGCTGTTCGGCGCCGGCGACACCGCAACGGTGAACAAGGCCCTCGACCGGGTGCGCCAGTACCTGGCCAAGGAACTGGGCATGGTCAAGGCCGACCGGGACAACGACCAGTGGAACTTCCTCTGGGTGGTGGACTTCCCGATGTTCGAGTTCAACGGCGACGAGAACCGTTACGAGGCCCTGCACCACCCCTTCTGCGCTCCCAATGCTGAGGATCTCGGCAGCGATGCGTCGAAGTGGGCCGAAACCCTGCCCGGAGCCCGGGCCCAGGCCTACGACCTTGTGCTCAATGGCCTTGAGCTCGGCGGTGGCTCCCTGCGCATCCATGACTCCGCCCTGCAGCGTCAGGTGTTGCAGACGGTTGGCTTGCCCCTCGAGGAGGCCCAGGAACAGTTCGGCTTCCTGATGGACGCGCTCGATGTGGGCGCACCCCCCCACGGGGGCTTGGCCTTCGGTGTGGACCGGATGGTGATGCTGCTGGCGGGAGAGGAATCGATCCGCGACACCATTGCCTTCCCCAAAACCCAGCAGGCCCGCTGCCTGATGACCAGTGCCCCAGGGGGCGTGGCCGACAAGCAGCTGGAGGAACTGCACGTGGCCAGCACCTGGGTCGAGCCCGACCAGGAGGACTGA
- a CDS encoding RpoD/SigA family RNA polymerase sigma factor, translated as MPSKPRRTGGTRERRSSGTTDLLRLYLQDIGRVDLLTNEEEVTLARLVQRREALLSQQQKLAESDAAIGELHRLEELQRREANQHSHWPTKQEWARAAGLPLAELQQRIDRGYQAWAEQAQLEAKDLKLALRNGRRAKDHMIQANLRLVVAVAKKYQQRGMEILDLVQEGTLGLERAVEKFDPTRGFRFSTYAYWWIRQGITRAIATQSRTIRLPVHVTEKLNRIKRVQQEIASNEGRIASIADLARELGISEDTVRQTLARVPRSVSLDTRVGREQDTQLGDLIEDGHATPEQTLTHDELHNDLEHLLDELTSREAAVLRRRFGLEDDTPQTLAQIGEELKLSRERVRQIETRALLKLRQPQRRSKVRDYIQGLDS; from the coding sequence TTGCCCAGCAAGCCCCGAAGGACCGGGGGGACCCGTGAGCGCCGCAGCAGCGGCACCACGGATCTGCTGCGGCTTTATCTCCAGGACATCGGCCGGGTTGACCTGCTCACCAATGAGGAGGAGGTCACCCTGGCCCGTTTGGTGCAGCGCCGCGAAGCACTGCTCAGCCAGCAACAGAAGCTGGCTGAAAGCGATGCCGCCATCGGTGAACTGCACCGTCTCGAAGAACTGCAACGCCGCGAAGCCAACCAGCACAGCCACTGGCCAACCAAACAGGAGTGGGCCCGCGCGGCCGGACTGCCCTTGGCCGAGTTGCAGCAGCGAATTGACCGGGGCTATCAGGCCTGGGCGGAACAGGCCCAGCTGGAGGCCAAAGATCTGAAGCTGGCCCTCCGCAACGGACGGCGAGCCAAAGACCACATGATTCAGGCCAACCTGCGCCTGGTGGTGGCGGTGGCCAAGAAGTACCAACAGCGGGGCATGGAAATCCTGGACCTGGTCCAGGAGGGAACGCTCGGGCTGGAACGGGCCGTGGAGAAGTTCGACCCCACCCGTGGTTTCCGCTTCAGCACCTACGCCTACTGGTGGATTCGACAGGGCATCACCAGGGCCATCGCCACCCAGAGCCGCACGATCCGTTTGCCCGTTCACGTCACCGAAAAACTGAACCGGATCAAACGGGTCCAGCAGGAGATTGCGAGCAACGAAGGGCGCATTGCCTCGATCGCGGATCTGGCGCGCGAGCTGGGAATCAGTGAAGACACCGTGCGCCAGACCCTGGCCCGGGTGCCCCGTTCAGTGTCTCTGGACACCCGCGTCGGCCGCGAACAGGACACCCAGCTCGGAGATCTGATCGAGGACGGCCACGCCACCCCCGAGCAGACCCTCACCCACGACGAACTCCACAACGACCTGGAGCATCTCCTGGATGAACTCACCAGTCGGGAGGCCGCTGTTCTGCGCCGGCGCTTCGGCTTGGAGGACGACACGCCCCAGACCCTTGCCCAGATCGGGGAAGAACTGAAACTCTCAAGGGAGCGCGTCCGTCAGATCGAAACCCGCGCCCTGCTCAAACTGCGGCAACCCCAACGACGAAGCAAAGTCCGGGATTACATCCAGGGCCTGGATTCCTGA
- a CDS encoding CTP synthase has protein sequence MAKFVFITGGVVSSIGKGIVAASLGRLLKSRGYNVSILKLDPYLNVDPGTMSPFQHGEVFVTEDGAETDLDLGHYERFTDTAMSRLNSVTTGSIYQSVINKERRGDYNGGTVQVIPHITGEIRERIHRVASNSNADVVITEIGGTVGDIESLPFLEAIREFREDVGRNDLAYIHVTLLPFIGTSGELKTKPTQHSVKELRSIGIQPDVLICRSDRDISDDLKRKIGGFCGVPTRAVIPSLDADSIYAVPLILEQEGLCREVLDVLKLTDHDSDMAAWEQLVNKLRNPGPSVKVALVGKYVQLNDAYLSVVEALQHACIAQDASLDLHWVCAEQIESDGADALLRGMDAVVVPGGFGNRGVDGKIAAIRWAREQRVPFLGLCLGMQTAVIEWARNQAGLTEATSAELNENTPHPVIHLLPEQQDVVDLGGTMRLGVYPCRIAPGTLAQRLYGDEVVYERHRHRYEFNNSYRNLFLESGYVVSGTSPDGRLVELIELKGHPFFTACQYHPEFLSRPGHPHPLFRGLIEAAQQRLPDSPAQALRQQGDIAIP, from the coding sequence ATGGCCAAATTCGTCTTCATCACCGGTGGTGTGGTGTCCAGCATTGGCAAGGGAATCGTGGCGGCGAGCCTCGGCCGGTTGCTGAAGTCGCGGGGCTACAACGTTTCGATCCTCAAGCTGGATCCCTACCTGAATGTGGATCCCGGGACGATGAGCCCGTTCCAGCATGGTGAGGTCTTCGTCACCGAAGACGGCGCCGAAACCGATCTCGACCTGGGCCATTACGAGCGCTTCACCGACACGGCGATGTCACGCCTAAACAGCGTGACCACCGGCTCGATCTACCAATCGGTGATCAACAAGGAACGCCGCGGCGACTACAACGGCGGCACCGTTCAGGTGATTCCCCACATCACCGGCGAAATTCGTGAGCGCATCCATCGGGTTGCCTCCAACAGCAATGCCGATGTGGTGATCACCGAAATCGGCGGCACCGTCGGTGACATCGAATCACTGCCTTTCCTTGAAGCCATTCGCGAATTCCGTGAGGACGTGGGCCGCAACGATTTGGCCTACATCCACGTCACTCTGCTGCCCTTCATCGGCACCTCCGGCGAACTCAAAACCAAGCCAACCCAGCACTCGGTCAAGGAACTCCGTTCCATCGGCATCCAGCCGGATGTGCTCATCTGCCGCAGTGATCGCGACATCAGCGACGATCTCAAACGCAAAATCGGCGGCTTTTGCGGTGTACCCACCCGCGCCGTGATTCCTTCCTTGGATGCCGACAGCATCTACGCCGTGCCACTGATCCTCGAGCAGGAGGGACTGTGCCGTGAAGTGCTGGACGTGCTGAAGCTGACCGACCATGACAGCGACATGGCGGCATGGGAACAACTGGTCAACAAGCTGCGGAACCCCGGGCCGTCTGTGAAGGTGGCCCTGGTGGGCAAGTACGTGCAGCTGAACGACGCCTATCTCTCCGTCGTCGAAGCGTTGCAGCATGCCTGCATTGCCCAGGATGCCTCCCTCGACCTGCACTGGGTCTGCGCCGAACAGATTGAATCCGACGGAGCCGATGCACTCCTGCGGGGGATGGATGCTGTGGTCGTGCCCGGTGGTTTCGGCAACCGTGGCGTGGATGGAAAGATTGCAGCGATTCGCTGGGCCCGGGAACAACGGGTGCCCTTCCTGGGGCTCTGCCTTGGAATGCAAACCGCTGTGATCGAGTGGGCTCGCAACCAGGCCGGCCTCACCGAGGCCACCAGCGCCGAATTGAACGAAAACACACCGCACCCCGTGATTCACCTGCTGCCGGAACAACAGGACGTGGTGGACCTCGGCGGCACGATGCGCCTGGGCGTCTACCCCTGCAGGATTGCGCCGGGAACCCTGGCCCAAAGGCTTTACGGGGACGAGGTGGTCTACGAACGGCACCGCCACCGCTACGAATTCAACAATTCCTATCGCAATCTTTTCCTGGAATCCGGCTACGTGGTGAGTGGCACCTCCCCGGATGGACGCCTGGTGGAGTTGATCGAACTGAAAGGGCATCCGTTCTTCACTGCCTGCCAGTACCACCCCGAATTCCTCTCACGCCCGGGACACCCCCATCCATTGTTCCGGGGATTGATCGAAGCGGCCCAACAACGCCTTCCCGATTCACCGGCTCAGGCCCTGCGTCAACAGGGGGACATCGCGATTCCATGA
- a CDS encoding 7-carboxy-7-deazaguanine synthase QueE yields MADSQRLPVVETFHSLQGEGHHAGRSAFFIRLAGCSVGCPWCDTKHSWPSQAHPEQPIDALAEAAQSAAESGASFVVITGGEPLHHDLQPLTQALDARCGLPLHLETSGVDPLSGRFDWITISPKRHLHPRQELLQACHELKVVVHGPEDISFAAAMASQCEDDTKRLLQPGWESSIGEALAVEHVRQHAQWRLSLQSHKWLGIR; encoded by the coding sequence ATGGCTGACTCCCAGCGTCTTCCCGTGGTGGAAACGTTCCATTCCCTGCAGGGAGAAGGCCACCATGCAGGACGCAGTGCATTTTTCATTCGGCTCGCCGGCTGCAGCGTGGGCTGTCCCTGGTGCGACACCAAACACTCGTGGCCCAGTCAGGCACACCCTGAGCAACCCATCGATGCTTTGGCTGAAGCGGCACAGAGTGCTGCTGAGTCAGGGGCCAGCTTCGTTGTGATCACCGGTGGGGAACCGCTGCACCACGATCTACAGCCCCTCACCCAGGCCCTCGATGCGCGATGCGGTCTCCCCCTGCATCTGGAAACCAGCGGGGTGGATCCGCTGAGCGGACGCTTCGACTGGATCACCATCTCGCCGAAACGCCACCTGCACCCACGGCAAGAGCTTTTGCAGGCCTGCCATGAGCTGAAAGTTGTGGTGCATGGCCCGGAAGACATCAGCTTCGCTGCAGCAATGGCATCCCAGTGCGAGGACGACACCAAACGACTGCTTCAGCCGGGCTGGGAGAGCAGCATCGGAGAAGCCCTGGCAGTGGAGCATGTGCGTCAACACGCCCAATGGCGCCTCAGCCTGCAAAGCCACAAATGGCTTGGAATCCGCTGA
- a CDS encoding NAD(P)-dependent oxidoreductase yields the protein MTSVAVLGTGLLGTAIATRLLEQGLHVHVWNRDPSRIVSLVEKGATAIDDLGQAAQNDRVLITVLRDGAATASVIGAVGALPGSTVIPMGTMGVEESRKLATQVENQGGQYLEAPVLGSKPQALNGTLLVMAGGEAQVFKQQQPLLAHLCKDPLLVGPVGSGAATKLALNQLIASLTHSFSLSLQLIQRAGVPVETFMAILRPSALYAPTFDKKLQRMLDHTYADPNFSTALLRKDLRLFLEEATTAGLQDRGLSGLLSLLEKAKDTELDEQDYCALHELTVLR from the coding sequence ATGACCTCAGTGGCCGTTCTGGGCACAGGCCTCCTCGGAACGGCGATCGCAACGCGATTGCTGGAGCAGGGTCTCCACGTCCACGTCTGGAACCGCGACCCCTCCAGGATCGTCTCGCTCGTGGAGAAAGGTGCAACAGCGATCGACGATCTGGGGCAAGCCGCGCAAAACGACAGAGTCTTGATCACCGTCTTGCGTGACGGGGCTGCCACTGCATCCGTGATCGGCGCGGTTGGGGCGTTGCCAGGCTCAACGGTGATCCCGATGGGGACCATGGGCGTGGAGGAAAGTCGCAAGCTCGCCACGCAGGTTGAGAACCAGGGAGGGCAGTACCTGGAAGCTCCGGTGCTCGGCAGCAAACCCCAGGCCCTCAATGGCACCCTGCTGGTGATGGCCGGCGGCGAAGCGCAGGTCTTCAAACAGCAACAGCCACTTCTCGCCCACCTCTGCAAGGACCCCCTGCTCGTGGGACCGGTTGGTAGCGGCGCTGCCACCAAACTGGCTCTCAATCAGTTGATCGCCAGCCTCACCCACAGCTTCTCCCTCTCCCTGCAACTAATTCAGCGGGCCGGCGTGCCTGTGGAAACGTTCATGGCCATCTTGCGGCCGTCAGCGCTCTATGCCCCCACCTTCGACAAGAAGTTGCAGCGGATGCTGGATCACACCTACGCCGATCCCAACTTCAGCACCGCCCTGCTGCGCAAAGACCTGCGCCTGTTCCTGGAGGAAGCCACAACCGCTGGGCTCCAAGATCGGGGGCTGAGCGGTTTGCTGTCCCTGCTTGAAAAAGCCAAGGACACCGAGCTGGATGAGCAGGACTACTGCGCCCTGCACGAACTCACGGTTCTGAGATGA
- the queC gene encoding 7-cyano-7-deazaguanine synthase QueC, whose protein sequence is MSQRTAIALLSGGLDSATAAALALEQGDRVIALSFDYGQRHRRELDAAAAVAEQLGLAEHHCIAVNLASWGGSALTDASISIPTDGVEEGSIPPTYVPGRNTVFISVGLSLAEARGAERLVLGVNAVDYSGYPDCRPDYLNAFQTLADLASKAGREGHGAQLWAPLVQWSKVRIVEEALRLGVPIEATWSCYSGGTHPCGVCDSCRIRDAALREAGRSDLCSSSAA, encoded by the coding sequence ATGAGTCAACGCACTGCCATCGCGCTTCTATCGGGAGGTTTGGATTCGGCCACCGCTGCGGCCCTTGCCCTTGAGCAGGGCGACCGCGTCATCGCCCTGTCCTTCGACTACGGCCAGCGCCATCGCCGCGAATTGGACGCCGCTGCTGCCGTAGCTGAGCAGCTTGGCTTGGCAGAGCATCACTGCATCGCCGTCAATCTGGCCAGTTGGGGGGGCTCAGCCCTCACCGACGCCAGCATCTCGATCCCCACCGATGGCGTTGAGGAGGGCAGCATCCCCCCCACCTATGTGCCCGGGCGCAACACCGTGTTCATCTCCGTGGGCCTCAGCTTGGCGGAGGCTCGTGGAGCCGAGCGGTTGGTGCTGGGCGTGAATGCCGTCGACTACTCGGGGTATCCCGACTGCCGGCCCGACTACCTCAACGCCTTTCAGACCCTGGCCGATCTGGCCAGCAAAGCCGGTCGGGAGGGCCATGGCGCCCAACTCTGGGCACCTCTTGTGCAGTGGAGCAAGGTGCGCATCGTTGAGGAAGCCCTTCGCCTGGGTGTTCCGATCGAAGCAACCTGGAGCTGTTACAGCGGCGGCACGCACCCCTGCGGCGTCTGCGACAGCTGCCGCATCCGTGATGCAGCGCTCCGCGAGGCAGGCCGTTCTGACCTCTGCAGTTCTTCAGCGGCATGA
- a CDS encoding anthranilate synthase component I family protein, whose amino-acid sequence MIRPHRLELPWQEPQALAHQLAHAYGEEGMVWLDGDGSSLGRWATLAVAPQEIVCCRGLPDEPGASNPFEALRGLAPGHWCGWLSYEAAAWVEPGNPWASDGMATLWIARHDPVLRFDLQKRRLWIEASSPAALDRLTQQLASVTKQPKGKPPSIPLTAWHHHTSADHYATGVQRIRDLIAAGDLFQANLTACCSTAWPQGGNALELFVTLREACPAPFAGLIISDQNEALLSSSPERFLQVSAEGAVQTRPIKGTRPRHGDPEQDANLAAELVCSDKDRAENVMIVDLLRNDLGRACQPGSIQVPQLVGLESYASVHHLTSVVEGQLQAGLSWVDLLEASWPGGSISGAPKLRACQRLHELEPTSRGPYCGSLLRIDWDGSFDSNILIRSLLRQGDTLRAHAGCGIVADSDPLGEAEELMWKLQPLLEALA is encoded by the coding sequence ATGATCCGCCCACACCGGCTTGAGCTTCCCTGGCAGGAGCCCCAAGCCCTCGCGCACCAACTGGCCCATGCCTACGGCGAGGAAGGGATGGTCTGGCTGGATGGCGACGGCAGCAGCCTGGGCCGATGGGCCACCCTGGCGGTGGCACCCCAGGAGATCGTCTGCTGCCGCGGTCTCCCCGACGAGCCAGGAGCCAGCAATCCCTTCGAGGCACTGCGGGGGCTGGCCCCAGGGCATTGGTGCGGCTGGCTGAGCTATGAAGCCGCCGCCTGGGTGGAACCGGGAAACCCCTGGGCCAGCGACGGCATGGCCACGCTGTGGATCGCCCGCCACGATCCGGTGCTTCGCTTTGATCTGCAAAAGCGCAGGCTGTGGATCGAAGCCAGCAGCCCGGCTGCTCTGGACCGCCTCACCCAACAGCTGGCCTCCGTCACTAAGCAGCCCAAAGGCAAGCCCCCGTCCATCCCCCTGACGGCCTGGCATCACCACACCTCAGCAGATCACTACGCCACAGGTGTGCAGCGCATCCGTGATCTGATCGCAGCAGGCGATCTCTTCCAAGCCAATCTCACGGCCTGTTGCAGCACAGCTTGGCCCCAGGGAGGCAATGCCCTCGAGCTGTTTGTCACCCTGAGGGAGGCCTGCCCTGCTCCCTTTGCAGGACTGATCATCAGCGACCAGAACGAGGCGTTGCTGTCATCGTCCCCGGAGCGGTTTCTGCAGGTGAGTGCCGAGGGAGCCGTACAAACCCGGCCGATCAAAGGCACCAGGCCGCGCCATGGCGACCCCGAACAGGATGCGAATCTCGCCGCGGAACTCGTGTGCAGCGATAAGGACCGGGCCGAGAACGTGATGATCGTCGACCTGCTGCGCAATGACCTCGGTCGTGCCTGCCAGCCGGGTTCGATCCAGGTTCCCCAACTGGTGGGGCTCGAAAGTTATGCCTCCGTGCATCACCTCACCTCGGTCGTGGAGGGACAGCTGCAGGCCGGATTGAGCTGGGTCGATCTTCTGGAAGCCAGTTGGCCTGGGGGGTCGATCAGCGGGGCGCCGAAACTGCGGGCCTGCCAACGTCTGCATGAGCTCGAGCCCACCAGCCGAGGGCCTTACTGCGGATCACTGCTGCGGATCGACTGGGACGGCAGCTTCGACAGCAACATCTTGATCCGATCGTTGCTGCGCCAAGGCGACACCCTGCGGGCCCATGCCGGCTGCGGAATTGTCGCCGACTCTGATCCCCTTGGCGAAGCAGAGGAGTTGATGTGGAAACTGCAGCCATTGCTGGAGGCGCTGGCATGA